The Gadus macrocephalus chromosome 21, ASM3116895v1 genome has a segment encoding these proteins:
- the ddhd1b gene encoding phospholipase DDHD1b isoform X1 → MSNLNDTSAIRQQRSENNSVSSNDWDMANDVFVSCYEDPMAIHGEMDSVQPVLDRHLPLIRADQHDSILMGLVEEQYSGYHSHPESATGYLDVDSNYTESDGSVSTKKRNRSNSSRQRGEVVTELGPEEVRWFYKEDKRTWKPFVGHDSLKIEKIYRRFCELNPDKVKRRVPSDAELDLTEIQVENASTEAAAAQADPAVAERSSVSDERIVDGNGVNVEAVCVRGGLYEVDVKEKECYPVYWNQQDRIPVMRGQWFIDCTWLPLEEDESDAIELEHLARFRGQQMRDTYEPEEAAAIATAAAAAALETKDAVHSLKLSRSHVDWHGVDEVYLYSDATTSKIARTVTQRLGWSKSSSSGTRLHRGCVEEAAPEDTPPETTHIVFVVHGIGQKMDQGRIIRNTSMMRDAARKMEEKHFSNRTTEHVEFLPVEWRSKLSLDGDTVDSITPDKVRGLRDMLNSSAMDIMYYTSPLYRDEITRGLTLELNRLYTLFCTRNPEFQESGKVSIVSHSLGCVITFDIMTGWDPVRFHHQEAPDPEETRARWPSHEERHLQEQLRLTRLRYGRRLRDLEDQFQGLQTSSFEAVPALKFKVENFFCMGSPLAVFLALRGIRPGILGTQDHILPKSICQRLFNIFHPTDPVAYRLEPLVLKHYSNVAPVQINWYNTVNPTPYDHIRPTLINPLKESTSVSDSDSLPSPCTSPPQGRRHYGESITSLGKASFMGAASIGKGISGILFSRFSRSSGHVGGLEEEPSDLECGAPEGGSVEGSGEEEGGGAGLLLLEAEEEEEEQKEAEPIMCPSPSAILDSTSVELEQRVDFELREGMVESRYLTAVTSHTAYWCSYDVALFLLTFMYRQQEYPEPHHAEQS, encoded by the exons ATGAGCAATTTAAATGATACATCGGCCATCCGTCAACAGAGATCTGAGAACAACTCGGTCAGCAGTAATGACTGGGATATGGCAaatgatgtgtttgtgtcctgCTACGAGGACCCGATGGCAATCCACGGGGAGATGGACTCCGTGCAGCCCGTCTTGGACAGACACCTGCCGCTGATCCGAGCGGACCAGCACGATAGCATTCTGATGGGCCTAGTGGAGGAGCAGTACTCGGGCTACCACTCTCATCCAGAGTCCGCCACGGGATATCTGGACGTGGACTCAAACTACACGGAAAGTGACGGGAGCGTGAGCACAAAGAAACGGAACCGGTCCAACAGTTCCAGACAGCGCGGGGAGGTCGTGACGGAGCTGGGACCCGAGGAGGTGCGCTGGTTCTACAAAGAGGACAAGAGGACCTGGAAGCCTTTCGTCGGGCATGATTCTTTAAAAATCGAGAAGATTTACAGGCGCTTTTGCGAGTTAAACCCAGACAAGGTTAAGCGACGCGTCCCTTCTGACGCAGAGCTTGACTTGACCGAAATACAAGTGGAGAACGCGTCAACAGAGGCGGCAGCCGCTCAAGCGGACCCGGCTGTGGCGGAACGCAGTTCCGTTTCGGATGAGAGGATTGTGGACGGAAACGGCGTCAACGTGGAAGCGGTGTGCGTCCGAGGGGGGCTGTACGAGGTGGACGTCAAGGAGAAGGAATGCTACCCCGTCTATTGGAACC aacaaGACCGTATCCCGGTGATGCGCGGCCAGTGGTTCATCGACTGCACCTGGCTGCCACTGGAGGAAGACGAGAGCGACGCCATCGAGCTGGAGCACCTGGCCCGTTTCCGGGGGCAACAGATGCGGGACACCTACGAGCCGGAGGAGGCGGCCGCCATAGCGACGGCCGCAGCGGCCGCAGCGCTGGAGACCAAggatg ctgttcACAGTCTGAAGCTGAGCAGGAGTCATGTGGACTGGCACGGCGTGGATGAGGTCTACCTGTACAGCGACGCCACCACCTCCAAGATCGCCCGCACCGTCACCCAGAGACTGGGCTGGTCCAAAT CCTCGAGCAGCGGCACACGCCTCCACCGGGGCTGTGTGGAGGAGGCGGCCCCGGAGGACACGCCCCCGGAGACCACCCACATTGTGTTTGTGGTCCACGGCATCGGACAGAAGATGGACCAGGGACGCATCATCAGAAACACCAGCAT GATGCGAGACGCTGCCaggaagatggaggagaagCACTTCTCCAACCGGACCACTGAACACGTGGAGTTCCTCCCTGTAGAGTGGAGGTCTAAACTGTCCCTGGACGGAG ACACGGTGGACTCCATCACCCCAGACAAGGTGCGCGGGCTGCGGGACATGCTCAACAGCAGCGCCATGGACATCATGTACTACACCAGCCCACTGTACCGCGACGAG atcACGCGGGGCCTCACGCTGGAGCTGAACCGCCTCTACACGCTCTTCTGCACCCGCAACCCCGAGTTCCAGGAGAGCGGCAAGGTGTCCATCGTGTCCCACTCGCTGGGCTGCGTCATCACCTTCGACATCATGACGGGCTGGGACCCCGTGCGCTTCCACCACCAGGAGGCCCCGGACCCCGAGGAGACGCGCGCGCGCTGGCCCAGCCACGAGGAGCGCCACCTGCAGGAGCAGCTGCGCCTCACGCGCCTCCGGTACGGCCGCAG GTTGAGGGACCTGGAAGACCAGTTCCAGGGTTTACAAACCTCTTCGTTTGAGGCTGTCCCAGCCTTGAAATTCAAG GTGGAGAACTTCTTCTGCATGGGCTCCCCGCTGGCGGTGTTCCTGGCTCTGCGCGGGATCCGGCCCGGGATCTTAGGCACCCAGGACCACATCCTGCCCAAGTCCATCTGCCAGCGCCTCTTCAACATCTTCCACCCCACGGACCCCGTG GCATACAGACTGGAACCCCTCGTTTTGAAGCACTACAGTAACGTTGCCCCTGTCCAGATCAACTG GTATAACACAGTCAACCCCACGCCCTACGACCACATCCGGCCGACACTGATCAACCCTCTGAAGGAGAGCACCTCCGTCTCGGACTCCGACAGCCTGCCCAGCCCGTGCACCTCCCCGCCCCAGGGCCGCCGGCACTACGGAGAGTCCATCACCAGCCTGGGGAAGGCCAGCTTCATGG GCGCTGCGAGTATCGGGAAGGGGATCAGTGGGATCCTCTTCTCCCGGTTTTCCCGCTCCAGCGGCCATGTgggagggctggaggaggagccgtCCGACCTGGAGTGCGGAGCCCCAGAGGGGGGGAGTGTGGAGGggtcaggggaggaggaggggggcggagcaGGGTTGCTGCTGTTGGAggcggaagaggaagaggaggagcagaaggaggcggAGCCTATCATGTGTCCGTCTCCGTCGGCCATATTGGACAGCACCTCAG tggagctggagcagcgCGTGGACTTCGAGCTGCGGGAGGGCATGGTGGAGAGCCGCTACCTGACGGCGGTGACCTCCCACACGGCCTACTGGTGCTCCTACGACGTGGCGCTCTTCCTGCTCACCTTCATGTACCGGCAGCAGGAGTACCCGGAGCCCCACCACGCAGAGCagtcctaa
- the angel2 gene encoding protein angel homolog 2 — translation MSLLLLRSLGPSYLSQCPALLLRPPGFRRNCFSSLPRRAPHPCWSASGRPPSRHLLLLSPTSSSARLLCCHHQNHPPGTSSHCFSTLGCCLTSPLVFSSSACSGGGLLMERSNGDRPPPSKRWKSTGDNKGEREGRADARAAERSGGKASDTRPVKQHSSRDREAGAPRSKSWSSDQSGERRRSENHKKSKRRDESKGKGNKKKLHWEGGVVQGQGGDRKTHHRMEHPQPPPQPHAVDDNPNPWLSAGAPHRTHPPPPPAGAWRNPGPPRPPGRLRNTRPGTIRNAPPPPGMLRNPVPPPLMSLATGGWGNPPPGAGAWSNPPPGSRAWSNPPPGAGAWGAPPPGAGAWGAPPPGAGAWGNPPTATLKNPASPGTFGNPEDFPPLPGPAPPPQRTQSQGSAAQPLQRQWEDYRDSSTHLQPTGGGGDGFDFSVMSYNILSQDLLHENAYLYRHCDPGVLPWDFRLPNLLREIRQYDADVLCLQEVQQDHYETQMQPALEALGYQCVYKKRTGKKPEGCAIMFKSSRLSLVSSHPLEYFRPGDALLDRDNVGLVLLLRPADAGGQPEPSDFFCVANTHLLYNPRRGDIKLAQLAILLAEIARLSRLPDGSSNPAVVCGDFNSVPWSPLYCLLTQGSLEFQGLPIGMVSGQEDGRGQRVLTAPIWSKSLGINQDCCYVNQPASQPPSTFPTEDEGAVPALTVEQLTAKAPLAPYSRTRLRHSVGLKSSYSHLLMPDGRAEITTCHSRTAMTVDYILYTPDPTTLSSLPGGRGLQLLARLSLVGQSELKAVNGLPNQHHSSDHLPILARFRLRR, via the exons ATGTCCCTGCTCCTGCTGAGGTCCCTGGGCCCCTCCTACCTCTCTCAgtgccccgccctcctcctccggcctcCGGGCTTCAGGAGGAACTgcttctcctcccttccccgcCGTGCTCCTCACCCATGCTGGTCGGCGTCGGGACGTCCTCCTTCCCggcatctccttctcctctcccccacctccagctcTGCACGCCTCCTCTGTTGTCACCACCAGAACCATCCTCCAGGGACCTCCTCACACTGCTTCTCCACCCTTGGTTGCTGTTTGACGTCCCCCTTGGTCTTCTCCAGTTCTGCCTGCTCCGGAGGCGGTCTCCTCATGGAGCGGTCGAACGGGGACCGGCCGCCCCCGTCCAAGCGCTGGAAGAGTACCGGGGACAATaagggggagcgggagggacGCGCCGATgccagagcagcagagagatcGGGGGGTAAGGCCAGCGACACGAGGCCCGtgaagcagcacagcagtcggGATCGGGAGGCCGGCGCCCCTCGCTCCAAGTCCTGGAGCTCGGACCAGAGTGGAGAGCGCAGGAGATCGGAAAACCATAAGAAAAGTAAACGTAGAGACGAGAGCAAAGGGAAGGGCAATAAGAAGAAGCTGCATTGGGAAGGCGGAGTGGTGCAAGGGcaggggggggacaggaagACGCACCACAGGATGGAGcaccctcagcctcctcctcagccCCACGCTGTCGATGACAACCCCAACCCGTGGCTCTCGGCTGGGGCTCCTCACAGgactcatccccctcctcctcctgctggggCGTGGAGGAACCCGGGACCTCCACGCCCACCCGGAAGGTTAAGGAACACTAGGCCTGGAACTATAAGGAACGCTCCGCCTCCACCAGGGATGTTAAGGAACCCAGTACCGCCTCCATTGATGAGCCTTGCAACGGGAGGCTGGGGGAACCCCCCACCTGGAGCTGGAGCCTGGAGTAACCCCCCACCTGGATCTCGAGCCTGGAGTAACCCCCCACCTGGAGCTGGAGCCTGGGGGGCCCCTCCACCTGGAGCTGGAGCCTGGGGGGCCCCTCCACCTGGAGCTGGAGCCTGGGGGAACCCTCCAACTGCAACCTTGAAGAACCCTGCTTCACCTGGAACCTTCGGAAACCCTGAAGACTTCCCCCCTCTCCCGGGGCCCGCTCCCCCTCCTCAGAGGACCCAGAGCCAGGGATCAGCCGCTCAGC CACTACAGAGACAGTGGGAGGACTATCGAGACAGCAGTACCCACCTCCAGCCTACggggggtggcggtgatggCTTTGACTTCTCGGTCATGTCCTACAACATCCTGTCCCAGGACCTGCTGCATGAAAACGCCTACCTGTACCGCCATTGTGACCCTGGCGTTCTGCCCTGGGACTTCAGGCTGCCCAACCTGCTGAGAGAGATCCGGCAGTACGACGCAGAC GTCCTGTGTCTACAGGAGGTCCAACAGGACCACTACGAGACCCAGATGCAGCCTGCCCTGGAGGCACTAG gctatcagtgtgtgtataagAAGCGCACGGGCAAGAAGCCGGAGGGCTGTGCCATCATGTTCAAGAGTTCCCGCCTCTCGCTGGTCTCCTCCCACCCCCTGGAGTACTTCCGCCCCGGCGACGCCCTCCTGGACCGCGACAACGTGGGATTGGTCCTCCTGCTGAGGCCCGCCGACGCCGGCGGCCAACCGGAGCCCTCGGACTTCTTCTGCGTGGCGAACACTCACCTCCTCTACAACCCCCGTCGCGGCGACATCAAGCTGGCCCAGCTGGCCATCCTATTGGCCGAGATCGCCCGGCTGTCCCGCCTCCCGGACGGCTCGTCCAATCCGGCGGTGGTGTGTGGGGACTTTAACTCGGTCCCCTGGAGCCCACTGTACTGCTTGCTGACGCAGGGCTCTCTTGAGTTCCAGGGCCTGCCCATAGGGATG gtatCGGGTCAGGAGGATGGGCGGGGACAGCGCGTCCTTACTGCCCCCATCTGGTCCAAGAGTCTGGGCATCAACCAGGACTGTTGCTATGTCAACCAGCCTGCCAGCCAGCCCCCGTCCACCTTCCCCACAG AGGATGAAGGGGCCGTCCCTGCTCTAACTGTGGAGCAGCTCACGGCCAAAGCCCCCCTCGCCCCTTACAGCAG gacCAGGCTGAGGCACAGTGTAGGCCTCAAGTCCTCCTACTCCCACCTCCTGATGCCTGATGGGAGGGCCGAGATCACCACCTGCCACTCACGCACCGCCATGACGGTGGACTACATCCTCTACACACCag ACCCCACGACTTTATCTTCACTtcctggtgggcggggcctgcaGTTACTGGCAAGGCTGTCATTGGTCGGCCAGTCGGAGTTGAAGGCCGTCAACGGTCTGCCCAACCAGCATCACTCCTCCGACCACCTGCCCATCCTGGCACGCTTCCGTCTCCGccggtga
- the ddhd1b gene encoding phospholipase DDHD1b isoform X2: protein MSNLNDTSAIRQQRSENNSVSSNDWDMANDVFVSCYEDPMAIHGEMDSVQPVLDRHLPLIRADQHDSILMGLVEEQYSGYHSHPESATGYLDVDSNYTESDGSVSTKKRNRSNSSRQRGEVVTELGPEEVRWFYKEDKRTWKPFVGHDSLKIEKIYRRFCELNPDKVKRRVPSDAELDLTEIQVENASTEAAAAQADPAVAERSSVSDERIVDGNGVNVEAVCVRGGLYEVDVKEKECYPVYWNQQDRIPVMRGQWFIDCTWLPLEEDESDAIELEHLARFRGQQMRDTYEPEEAAAIATAAAAAALETKDAVHSLKLSRSHVDWHGVDEVYLYSDATTSKIARTVTQRLGWSKSSSSGTRLHRGCVEEAAPEDTPPETTHIVFVVHGIGQKMDQGRIIRNTSMMRDAARKMEEKHFSNRTTEHVEFLPVEWRSKLSLDGDTVDSITPDKVRGLRDMLNSSAMDIMYYTSPLYRDEITRGLTLELNRLYTLFCTRNPEFQESGKVSIVSHSLGCVITFDIMTGWDPVRFHHQEAPDPEETRARWPSHEERHLQEQLRLTRLRLRDLEDQFQGLQTSSFEAVPALKFKVENFFCMGSPLAVFLALRGIRPGILGTQDHILPKSICQRLFNIFHPTDPVAYRLEPLVLKHYSNVAPVQINWYNTVNPTPYDHIRPTLINPLKESTSVSDSDSLPSPCTSPPQGRRHYGESITSLGKASFMGAASIGKGISGILFSRFSRSSGHVGGLEEEPSDLECGAPEGGSVEGSGEEEGGGAGLLLLEAEEEEEEQKEAEPIMCPSPSAILDSTSVELEQRVDFELREGMVESRYLTAVTSHTAYWCSYDVALFLLTFMYRQQEYPEPHHAEQS from the exons ATGAGCAATTTAAATGATACATCGGCCATCCGTCAACAGAGATCTGAGAACAACTCGGTCAGCAGTAATGACTGGGATATGGCAaatgatgtgtttgtgtcctgCTACGAGGACCCGATGGCAATCCACGGGGAGATGGACTCCGTGCAGCCCGTCTTGGACAGACACCTGCCGCTGATCCGAGCGGACCAGCACGATAGCATTCTGATGGGCCTAGTGGAGGAGCAGTACTCGGGCTACCACTCTCATCCAGAGTCCGCCACGGGATATCTGGACGTGGACTCAAACTACACGGAAAGTGACGGGAGCGTGAGCACAAAGAAACGGAACCGGTCCAACAGTTCCAGACAGCGCGGGGAGGTCGTGACGGAGCTGGGACCCGAGGAGGTGCGCTGGTTCTACAAAGAGGACAAGAGGACCTGGAAGCCTTTCGTCGGGCATGATTCTTTAAAAATCGAGAAGATTTACAGGCGCTTTTGCGAGTTAAACCCAGACAAGGTTAAGCGACGCGTCCCTTCTGACGCAGAGCTTGACTTGACCGAAATACAAGTGGAGAACGCGTCAACAGAGGCGGCAGCCGCTCAAGCGGACCCGGCTGTGGCGGAACGCAGTTCCGTTTCGGATGAGAGGATTGTGGACGGAAACGGCGTCAACGTGGAAGCGGTGTGCGTCCGAGGGGGGCTGTACGAGGTGGACGTCAAGGAGAAGGAATGCTACCCCGTCTATTGGAACC aacaaGACCGTATCCCGGTGATGCGCGGCCAGTGGTTCATCGACTGCACCTGGCTGCCACTGGAGGAAGACGAGAGCGACGCCATCGAGCTGGAGCACCTGGCCCGTTTCCGGGGGCAACAGATGCGGGACACCTACGAGCCGGAGGAGGCGGCCGCCATAGCGACGGCCGCAGCGGCCGCAGCGCTGGAGACCAAggatg ctgttcACAGTCTGAAGCTGAGCAGGAGTCATGTGGACTGGCACGGCGTGGATGAGGTCTACCTGTACAGCGACGCCACCACCTCCAAGATCGCCCGCACCGTCACCCAGAGACTGGGCTGGTCCAAAT CCTCGAGCAGCGGCACACGCCTCCACCGGGGCTGTGTGGAGGAGGCGGCCCCGGAGGACACGCCCCCGGAGACCACCCACATTGTGTTTGTGGTCCACGGCATCGGACAGAAGATGGACCAGGGACGCATCATCAGAAACACCAGCAT GATGCGAGACGCTGCCaggaagatggaggagaagCACTTCTCCAACCGGACCACTGAACACGTGGAGTTCCTCCCTGTAGAGTGGAGGTCTAAACTGTCCCTGGACGGAG ACACGGTGGACTCCATCACCCCAGACAAGGTGCGCGGGCTGCGGGACATGCTCAACAGCAGCGCCATGGACATCATGTACTACACCAGCCCACTGTACCGCGACGAG atcACGCGGGGCCTCACGCTGGAGCTGAACCGCCTCTACACGCTCTTCTGCACCCGCAACCCCGAGTTCCAGGAGAGCGGCAAGGTGTCCATCGTGTCCCACTCGCTGGGCTGCGTCATCACCTTCGACATCATGACGGGCTGGGACCCCGTGCGCTTCCACCACCAGGAGGCCCCGGACCCCGAGGAGACGCGCGCGCGCTGGCCCAGCCACGAGGAGCGCCACCTGCAGGAGCAGCTGCGCCTCACGCGCCTCCG GTTGAGGGACCTGGAAGACCAGTTCCAGGGTTTACAAACCTCTTCGTTTGAGGCTGTCCCAGCCTTGAAATTCAAG GTGGAGAACTTCTTCTGCATGGGCTCCCCGCTGGCGGTGTTCCTGGCTCTGCGCGGGATCCGGCCCGGGATCTTAGGCACCCAGGACCACATCCTGCCCAAGTCCATCTGCCAGCGCCTCTTCAACATCTTCCACCCCACGGACCCCGTG GCATACAGACTGGAACCCCTCGTTTTGAAGCACTACAGTAACGTTGCCCCTGTCCAGATCAACTG GTATAACACAGTCAACCCCACGCCCTACGACCACATCCGGCCGACACTGATCAACCCTCTGAAGGAGAGCACCTCCGTCTCGGACTCCGACAGCCTGCCCAGCCCGTGCACCTCCCCGCCCCAGGGCCGCCGGCACTACGGAGAGTCCATCACCAGCCTGGGGAAGGCCAGCTTCATGG GCGCTGCGAGTATCGGGAAGGGGATCAGTGGGATCCTCTTCTCCCGGTTTTCCCGCTCCAGCGGCCATGTgggagggctggaggaggagccgtCCGACCTGGAGTGCGGAGCCCCAGAGGGGGGGAGTGTGGAGGggtcaggggaggaggaggggggcggagcaGGGTTGCTGCTGTTGGAggcggaagaggaagaggaggagcagaaggaggcggAGCCTATCATGTGTCCGTCTCCGTCGGCCATATTGGACAGCACCTCAG tggagctggagcagcgCGTGGACTTCGAGCTGCGGGAGGGCATGGTGGAGAGCCGCTACCTGACGGCGGTGACCTCCCACACGGCCTACTGGTGCTCCTACGACGTGGCGCTCTTCCTGCTCACCTTCATGTACCGGCAGCAGGAGTACCCGGAGCCCCACCACGCAGAGCagtcctaa
- the cgrrf1 gene encoding cell growth regulator with RING finger domain protein 1, whose translation MAAVFLVTLYEYSPTFYISVISLCFVVTAAMVLGWFGFDVPVILRSTDETESNLPTPEKKMVQVTNPFALELGSGPSSVSEGVAVRPRCLEHCVLSCFWGCGVNALQGALQSHQNGPRLSIPRLFEEALQFQYHHCQTFQVNGDDTEERHTQMPAELGVQDFGLLPRERYPLVVVLTLAEPDAREAYNIVSSVSVIHVPDKSYGLSTRTLFQYLLTTQGNMYELKPLFMSGGGASTGALDPNQRAPPQATPQATAAPIDGEPSLAAVHDNDEDDVDEEEEEEEWCEGKGRDCVVCQNGAINRVLLPCRHACVCDVCVSRFQHCPICRAFVMESFALSQEPAATQTH comes from the exons ATGGCTGCTGTGTTTCTAGTAACGTTGTACGAATACTCGCCCACCTTCTACATTAGTGTCATCTCGTTGTGCTTTGTGGTTACGGCCGCTATGGTGCTAGGCTG GTTTGGGTTTGACGTACCGGTCATCCTGCGCAGCACCGATGAGACGGAGTCAAATCTGCCGACCCCAGAAAAGAAAATGGTCCAAGTGACCAACCCTTTCGCTTTGGAATTGGGGTCAGGCCCGTCATCTGTCAGTG AAGGGGTCGCAGTGCGGCCTCGCTGCCTGGAGCACTGCGTGCTGAGCTGCTTCTGGGGCTGCGGGGTGAACGCCCTACAGGGGGCGCTGCAGTCCCACCAAAACGGCCCCAGGCTCAGCATCCCCCGGCTCTTTGAGGAGGCCCTCCAATTCCAGTACCACCACTGCCAGACCTTCCA AGTCAACGGTGACGACACGGAGGAGCGCCACACACAGATGCCCGCCGAACTGGGAGTCCAAGACTTCGGCCTGTTGCCCCGGGAACGATAcccgctggtggtggtgctgacgCTGGCGGAGCCCGATGCCAGGGAGGCCTACAACATA GTGTCTAGCGTCAGCGTGATTCACGTCCCCGATAAGTCGTACGGTCTTTCCACGCGGACCCTCTTCCAGTACCTCCTGACCACTCAAGGGAACATGTACGAGTTAAAG CCCCTCTTCATGTCGGGGGGAGGAGCCTCGactggggccctggaccccaacCAGAGGGCCCCACCCCAAGCGACACCACAGGCCACAGCGGCGCCGATCGACGGCGAACCATCTCTCGCGGCAGTCCACGACAACGATGAAGACGACgtcgacgaggaggaggaggaagaggagtggtgCGAGGGGAAGGGCAGAGACTGTGTGGTGTGCCAAAACGGTGCCATCAACCGCGTGCTGCTGCCGTGCCggcacgcgtgcgtgtgcgaCGTCTGCGTGTCGCGCTTTCAACACTGCCCCATCTGCCGCGCGTTCGTCATGGAGTCCTTTGCGCTGTCGCAGGAACCCGCCGCCACGCAGACGCACTGA